The following coding sequences lie in one Gouania willdenowi chromosome 5, fGouWil2.1, whole genome shotgun sequence genomic window:
- the cyb561d1 gene encoding putative transmembrane reductase CYB561D1 → MRSDVEYSPVGPGPRDHRVYVWLRRAAVLGAHVTGLGLTVFFSVLSRPGTSLFSWHPVCMSAAYCLCLTEGVLLVSPDAPLVCFKSRTMKLLLHWFFQALVLIAGSTGLCFMVASKNVSEHPHLTSWHSVMGVATLAVNVLQALCGVGVAFSTPLRLSASLPKLKLYHATCGLVLHLLATVTVTTAMFSDWFQAIVRGPVWWLLLFLPLFPGLVVMNQITSAFLSRKRTSL, encoded by the exons ATGCGGTCCGACGTAGAGTACAGCCCCGTGGGTCCTGGTCCTCGGGACCATCGTGTGTACGTGTGGTTGAGGAGAGCTGCGGTGCTGGGGGCTCATGTTACCGGTCTGGGTCTCACCGTCTTCTTCTCTGTGCTGTCCAGACCCGGGACCA gtctGTTTTCATGGCATCCCGTCTGCATGTCTGCTGCT TACTGCCTGTGCCTGACAGAGGGCGTCCTCCTGGTGTCCCCTGATGCTCCTCTGGTCTGTTTTAAGTCCCGTACTATGAAGCTGCTTCTCCACTGGTTCTTCCAGGCTCTGGTTCTCATCGCTGGTTCCACTGGGCTGTGCTTCATGGTGGCCAGTAAGAATGTGTCGGAGCACCCCCACCTGACCTCGTGGCACAGCGTGATGGGCGTGGCCACGCTGGCGGTCAACGTGCTGCAGGCGCTGTGCGGGGTTGGCGTGGCCTTCTCCACGCCGCTACGTCTGTCGGCGTCGCTGCCCAAACTCAAGCTGTACCACGCCACGTGTGGCCTGGTGCTGCACCTGCTGGCCACCGTCACCGTGACGACGGCCATGTTCTCAGACTGGTTCCAAGCTATAGTCAGGGGCCCCGTGTGGtggctcctcctcttcctgccCCTGTTCCCCGGCCTGGTGGTGATGAATCAGATCACCAGCGCCTTCCTGTCCAGGAAGAGGACTAGCCTCTAG